Below is a genomic region from Caldisericia bacterium.
GGGAAAAAGTGTATCTCAGGGATGTGTAAGACTTCAGAACAAAGATGTGGAGAAAATATTTGATTATGTCAATGTAGGAGATAGAGTTAAAATATACAGTCCAAACTTACCAGATGATGTAAAGAAGTCATTTTCATTTTTAATTAATTTTTATGATATAAAAAGTTTTATAGAAGGGAGTAGATAATGAAAAAACCATTTACAGCAATTGTTATTATAATTT
It encodes:
- a CDS encoding L,D-transpeptidase, with the translated sequence GKSVSQGCVRLQNKDVEKIFDYVNVGDRVKIYSPNLPDDVKKSFSFLINFYDIKSFIEGSR